Below is a window of Deltaproteobacteria bacterium DNA.
AGAGCAAGCCCGAGGTCTCCGTCGAGGATCTCGAAGCGCAGCGGACCGGCTCGAGCGAGGGGCCTGCGGCCGAGCCCGAGGCGCCGGCGTCCATGCCGCGCTTCGGCAGCTGGGGTGGCCCCACGCCCTGGGGCGGCGAACGGCCGCGACCGCCGATCGGACAGCGCGTGCGCTGGTCGATGATGCGCATGGCCGGCGGCAATTTCGTGCCCGAGGTCTCCGAGCCGGTGGAGCACGGAAACTTCCTGCGCATGGCCAAGCGCGACTGGTTCGTGCTGCACACGCCCGGTCACACCGAAGACCACATCTGCCTGCACGATCCCGAGCACGGCGTCTTTCTCGGCGGCGATCACGTGCTCCCGACCATCACGCCGCACATCTCCGGCATCTCGTCGTCGCGCGATCCGCTCGCGTCGTTCTTCTACTCGCTCGACCGCGTCGCGGAGATCTCGGGCATCAAGCTCGCGCTTCCCGCGCACGGCCACCCGTTCACGGACCTGCGCGCGCGCACCGAGGCGATCAAGCGCCACCACTTCGAGCGCCTGGACCGCATCCTCGAGATCGCGCGCGAGATCGGGCCGGCCACGGTCGAAGCGGTGTCGCGCAAGCTGTTCCGCGAGCGCAGCTGGGGCTCGATGGCCGAGAGCGAGACCTACGCGCATCTGGAGCACCTGCGCATCGCCGGACGCGCGGAGGCCCGCCGCGGCAAGGACGACAAGCTGATCTACACGTTCAGCTGACGCTCGGCGTCGCCCTCCGGAACGATCCGCTCGCGCAGCCGCACCGGCTCCACCTTCCGCATCAGGCGCAGGTTCAGCATCTCGACGCCGAGCGAGAAGGCCATCGCGAAGTAGATGTAGCCCTTGGGAATGTGCTGATCCATGCCCTCCGCGATCAGCGCGAAGCCGATCAGCAGCAGGAAGGAGAGCGCGAGCATCTTCACCGTGGGGTGCCGCTCGACGAACTCGCTGATCGGCCCCGCGAAGGCCAGCATGAAGCCGACCGCGATCACGACGGCGGCGACCATCACGGCGATCTGGTCGACCATGCCGACGGCGGTGATCACGCTGTCGAGCGAGAAGACGATGTCGAGCAGGAGGATCTGCACGATCACGCCGGAGAACGACGCGGCCGTGCGCGTCGAGATCTGGCCCGGCTCGCCCTCGAGCTTCTGGTGGATCTCGTGCGTGCTCTTGGTGAGCAGGAACAGCCCGCCGACGAGCAGGATCAGATCGCGGCCCGAGATCTCCTGCTCGAGCACCGTGAAGAGCGGCGCCGTGAGCCGGATGATCCAGACGATCGAGAAGAGCAGGCCGATGCGGATGAACATGGCCAGGCCCAGTCCGAGGCGGCGCGCGCGGGCCTGCTGCTCGAGCGGAAGCTTTCCCGCCAGGATCGAGATGAACACCACGTTGTCGATGCCGAGCACGATCTCGAGCGCCGTCAGCGTCGCGAGCGCGATCCAGATCTCAGGGTTCGCGAGCCAATTCAAGGCGGATCCTCCAGCTACGGTTCCGGCGTCGCGCCGCCCATTCGTTCCAGGATCTCGCCCAGGCGCTCGATCTCCTCTCCGTAGCGCGCCCAGTCCCCGGCGCGCTGCGCCTCGATCGCGCGCCGGAACACGTCGCGCGCGAGCGCCGTCGAGTCGCCCGATCCCGAGTCCGCCGCGCGCGCCTGCTTCGCCGCCGGCGCCCGCGCGGCCTTCGTCCGCGCGGCGTCGCTCGGAAAGATCCGCGCCAGCGCCGCCTCGAGCGTCTCTTCCATCGCGATCTGGTTCTGGTAGGCGACGATCACGCGCTTGAGCTCGGGAATGCGCCCGCCCGCGGCGCGCAGATACAGCGGCCGGATGTAGACCAGCGACTCCTCGACCGGAATCACCAGGAGCAAGCCCTGGATCACTTCGGAGCCCTGCTGGTTCCACAGCGTGATCTGCGGCGAGATGACCTGGTCCTGGTTGATCCGCGCGACCACCTGGCTCGGGCCGTAGATCACCTTCTGCTTCGGGAACTGGAACGCCATCAGTCGGCCGTAGTTCTCGCCGTCGCTCCGCGCGACCATCCAGGCGGCCAGGTTGTCCTTCTGGCGCGGCGTGAACGGGAGCATCTGGATGTACTCCGCTTCGCTCTCCCCCGGCAGACGCATGATGGTGTAGTACGGCTCCATCTGCGCACCGGCGCCGTCGGCAGCCGGCACCTGCCACTGGTCCTCGCGGTTGTAGAAGACCGCCGGGTTGGTCATGTGGTAGGTCGAGTACATCGCGGCCTGCGCCGCGAAGATGTCCTGCGGATAGCGCATGCGCGCGCGCAGCCCCTCGGGCATCTCTTCGCGCGTTCGCATCAGGCTCGGAAAGGCCCGCGCCCAGGTGCGCGCGATCGGGTCTTCGGGGTCGATGGCGTAGAAACGGACGTGGCCGTGATACGCGTCGATCGTGACCTTGATCGAGTTGCGGATGTAGTTCACGCCGCTTCGGCCGATCGACGTCGAGTACGGATATCGCGTCGTGGTCGTGTAGGCGTCCTGGATCCAGACCAGCCGCCCGGCCTCGATCGCCAGGTACGGATCCTCGTCGTAGACCAGGAACGGAGCGATCCGCCGCACGCGATCGCCGATGCGCCGGTACATGAGCACGCGGCTCTCCGAGGTCAGGCTCGGCGAGAGAAGCGTGTCCGTGGAGCGGAAGCGGATCGCGAAGAGCAGCCGCCGGAAGAACGAGCCGACCGAGACGCCGCCCTCGCCCTGGTACTTCGCGAACTTGTTGTCGTCTCCCTCCGGGTAGTTGAACTCCTCGGTCGCCGTGTTGACGAAGACGTGGTCGCTGGAGAGCTCGCCGAAGTAGATCGCGGGCTCGCTCACCGCGAGGTCGACGCTCGACTGCGGCGGCAGATCCTTGATGAACAGCACCGGCAGCCCTTCGCGCGTGACTTGGTTCACCGGGCCGAGCGTGAGCCCGTAGCCGTGCGTGAAGGTCAGCCGCTCGTTGATCCACGATCGCGCGGGCAGACTCTCGGAATTCAGCTCGCGCGCGCTGAGCATGATCTGGCGGTACTTCCCGTCGATCGTGTAGCGGTCGTTGTCGACCGAGACGAAGTCGTAGTAGGTGCGGATCTCCTGGATCTGGCTGAACGTGTCCAGCAGCGGCTGCTTATTCCAGAGCGGCACGTTCTCGAACGTGGCGGCGTTCGCGTCGATGTCCGCGCGCGTGAGCAGCGCGTCGCCCGAGAGCTCGCGCTCCTCGACGCGGTCGAGATCGAACGCCGCGCGCGTGGCGCGCATGTTGTGCACGATGTAGGGCGTCTCGCGCACC
It encodes the following:
- a CDS encoding MBL fold metallo-hydrolase codes for the protein MAQRQEQEDARTDVTEVAPNILRMQLPISMPGLGHVNCYALIDDEGAALVDPGLPGSSTWKALQDRLKQAGLRSKHVHTIVVTHSHPDHFGGAVRFVRESGAKVVAHRNFRFGLPQSKPEVSVEDLEAQRTGSSEGPAAEPEAPASMPRFGSWGGPTPWGGERPRPPIGQRVRWSMMRMAGGNFVPEVSEPVEHGNFLRMAKRDWFVLHTPGHTEDHICLHDPEHGVFLGGDHVLPTITPHISGISSSRDPLASFFYSLDRVAEISGIKLALPAHGHPFTDLRARTEAIKRHHFERLDRILEIAREIGPATVEAVSRKLFRERSWGSMAESETYAHLEHLRIAGRAEARRGKDDKLIYTFS
- a CDS encoding TerC family protein, which gives rise to MNWLANPEIWIALATLTALEIVLGIDNVVFISILAGKLPLEQQARARRLGLGLAMFIRIGLLFSIVWIIRLTAPLFTVLEQEISGRDLILLVGGLFLLTKSTHEIHQKLEGEPGQISTRTAASFSGVIVQILLLDIVFSLDSVITAVGMVDQIAVMVAAVVIAVGFMLAFAGPISEFVERHPTVKMLALSFLLLIGFALIAEGMDQHIPKGYIYFAMAFSLGVEMLNLRLMRKVEPVRLRERIVPEGDAERQLNV
- a CDS encoding UPF0182 family protein, which produces MAQRSPRTIPLVFAVALLALFLPTAIGVATDWLWFQELEQAQVMLRSILARVGVFAFVFALAFAVFFLNFDLARRSLRRLDIVRMTPEGMRTISLDPRGLRPQILAVSAGGAFLLAIFSAGGWQTWLLYLYAVPFGSSDPLLGRDIGFYVFSLPFFETLRNLGLALVLLTLAGVITAHGMAGNLGVNPVRGFFVARVARVHIALLAAGLFLLLAFAAWLGSSDLLTTPSSITHGASYADVHARMPALALLLVASLAAATLAAYQMTVTSLWPIAAAVALYGAVSVGGIGYAGIIQRFVVAPDEQVRETPYIVHNMRATRAAFDLDRVEERELSGDALLTRADIDANAATFENVPLWNKQPLLDTFSQIQEIRTYYDFVSVDNDRYTIDGKYRQIMLSARELNSESLPARSWINERLTFTHGYGLTLGPVNQVTREGLPVLFIKDLPPQSSVDLAVSEPAIYFGELSSDHVFVNTATEEFNYPEGDDNKFAKYQGEGGVSVGSFFRRLLFAIRFRSTDTLLSPSLTSESRVLMYRRIGDRVRRIAPFLVYDEDPYLAIEAGRLVWIQDAYTTTTRYPYSTSIGRSGVNYIRNSIKVTIDAYHGHVRFYAIDPEDPIARTWARAFPSLMRTREEMPEGLRARMRYPQDIFAAQAAMYSTYHMTNPAVFYNREDQWQVPAADGAGAQMEPYYTIMRLPGESEAEYIQMLPFTPRQKDNLAAWMVARSDGENYGRLMAFQFPKQKVIYGPSQVVARINQDQVISPQITLWNQQGSEVIQGLLLVIPVEESLVYIRPLYLRAAGGRIPELKRVIVAYQNQIAMEETLEAALARIFPSDAARTKAARAPAAKQARAADSGSGDSTALARDVFRRAIEAQRAGDWARYGEEIERLGEILERMGGATPEP